One region of Mycobacterium riyadhense genomic DNA includes:
- a CDS encoding M24 family metallopeptidase, translated as MFAQSAPPAIEIPEVPDLARMRRETGARLRSAMREHGVDAMILLGNNAVVYATGTSWPLGDAGLSHVERPVAVVLADDEWPHLFLPFREGASHESDLPPDHLHGPVYLEFEEGVRNFARVLADLIPAGAVLAVDELTGAMSRARKLLFGSNVPGDAASVVSAAKVVKTPDELACLRMAIRITDEAMVDVHKALAPGIRQIDLSAGFLRRAFELGATASMLEPIWQVMPHSKAEGVWTTHGDLALPLLTTERELADGDVLWTDVSITYRGYCSDFGRTWIVGRDPTPRQQAQFDKWHEIMTAVLAVARAGATAADLGRAATAANGGSRPWLPHFYLGHGIGVNAAEMPMIGTDLGDEFDENFVLQPGMVLVLEPVVWEDGTGGYRSEEVLVITEEGSTRLTDYPYDPYVN; from the coding sequence ATGTTCGCGCAGTCGGCGCCGCCTGCAATCGAGATCCCCGAAGTGCCCGATCTGGCCCGGATGCGCCGGGAAACCGGCGCACGGCTTCGGTCGGCGATGCGCGAACACGGCGTCGACGCCATGATCCTGCTGGGCAACAACGCCGTGGTCTATGCCACCGGAACCAGTTGGCCGCTGGGTGATGCCGGATTGTCCCACGTCGAGCGGCCGGTAGCCGTGGTGCTCGCCGACGACGAGTGGCCGCACCTGTTTCTGCCGTTTCGTGAGGGCGCCTCACACGAGTCGGACCTACCGCCCGATCACCTGCACGGCCCGGTCTATCTCGAATTCGAGGAAGGCGTACGGAATTTCGCCCGTGTGCTGGCCGACCTGATTCCGGCCGGAGCGGTGCTCGCTGTCGACGAGCTCACCGGTGCCATGTCTCGTGCGCGGAAGCTGTTGTTTGGCAGCAATGTTCCCGGTGACGCCGCATCCGTAGTGAGTGCGGCCAAGGTAGTCAAGACGCCCGACGAACTGGCCTGCCTCCGCATGGCCATCCGGATCACCGACGAGGCGATGGTCGACGTGCACAAGGCGCTGGCCCCTGGTATCCGCCAGATCGACCTGTCGGCAGGCTTTCTGCGCCGCGCCTTTGAGTTGGGTGCCACGGCCAGCATGCTCGAACCGATCTGGCAGGTGATGCCGCATAGCAAGGCCGAGGGTGTGTGGACAACGCATGGCGACCTAGCGCTGCCGTTGCTGACCACGGAGCGCGAACTGGCCGACGGCGACGTGCTGTGGACCGACGTCAGCATCACCTACCGTGGCTATTGTTCGGACTTCGGCCGAACCTGGATCGTCGGGCGTGACCCGACTCCGCGGCAGCAGGCGCAGTTCGACAAATGGCACGAGATCATGACCGCCGTGCTAGCAGTGGCCCGCGCTGGAGCGACCGCCGCCGATCTGGGTCGCGCCGCGACCGCCGCCAACGGCGGATCCCGGCCTTGGTTGCCGCACTTCTACCTGGGCCACGGCATCGGGGTCAATGCGGCCGAAATGCCGATGATTGGAACCGATCTCGGTGACGAGTTCGACGAGAACTTCGTGCTGCAACCCGGCATGGTGCTGGTCTTGGAGCCGGTGGTCTGGGAGGACGGCACCGGCGGCTACCGCAGTGAAGAGGTGCTGGTGATCACGGAGGAAGGTTCGACACGGTTGACCGACTACCCGTATGACCCCTATGTCAACTGA
- a CDS encoding antitoxin, producing the protein MSTPTTTIGVPVRTRDRLAAQARERGVSIAALLTELATRAEQEAIFRAERDATRAEAALQAVRDENRDWDSTVDDGLA; encoded by the coding sequence ATGTCTACGCCGACGACAACGATTGGGGTTCCCGTTCGGACTCGTGACCGGCTGGCCGCCCAGGCCCGCGAGCGAGGAGTCTCCATTGCCGCTCTGCTCACGGAGCTGGCCACCCGTGCCGAACAGGAGGCGATCTTCCGCGCCGAACGCGACGCCACCCGCGCCGAGGCGGCGCTGCAAGCCGTACGCGACGAGAACCGCGACTGGGACAGCACAGTCGACGACGGCCTTGCCTGA
- a CDS encoding SDR family NAD(P)-dependent oxidoreductase, with translation MAIDPSDILLTGRVAVVTGGGAGIGRAIAAGMTAFGASVAIWERDPDTCARAAESIGALGIVTDVRDSAQVDTALQRTTAELGPVTILVNNAGGVFSSPLLETSENGWDALYRANLRHVLLCTQRVARQLTAAGLPGSIINLTSIEGVRAAPGYAAYAAAKAGVINYTKTAALELAPHGIRVNALAPDITLTEGLAQLGGAAAMTGIGNVVPMGRPGHVDEIAGAAVFLASDMAGYITGQTIHVDGGTHAASGWHHNPQTGAYQLGPS, from the coding sequence GTGGCGATTGATCCGTCCGACATTCTGCTTACTGGCAGGGTGGCGGTGGTCACCGGTGGGGGAGCGGGCATCGGGCGTGCCATCGCCGCGGGCATGACCGCATTCGGTGCCTCGGTCGCTATTTGGGAACGTGACCCGGACACCTGCGCTCGCGCAGCGGAATCCATTGGCGCACTGGGCATCGTCACCGACGTGCGCGACAGCGCCCAGGTCGACACCGCTCTGCAACGCACCACCGCCGAACTGGGCCCAGTGACGATCCTGGTCAACAACGCCGGCGGAGTGTTCTCATCACCGCTGCTGGAAACCAGCGAGAACGGCTGGGATGCCTTGTACCGAGCCAACCTTCGCCATGTGCTGCTGTGCACCCAGCGCGTGGCTCGGCAGCTGACTGCCGCCGGGCTGCCCGGCAGCATCATCAACCTCACGTCGATCGAAGGCGTCCGCGCCGCACCGGGTTACGCGGCATACGCCGCGGCCAAAGCCGGTGTCATCAACTACACCAAGACTGCGGCACTGGAGCTGGCACCGCACGGTATCAGGGTCAATGCGCTGGCTCCGGATATCACGCTGACCGAGGGATTGGCACAACTCGGCGGGGCAGCGGCGATGACGGGCATCGGCAATGTCGTTCCGATGGGACGTCCCGGTCACGTCGACGAAATCGCGGGTGCAGCAGTCTTTCTCGCCTCCGATATGGCCGGCTACATCACGGGCCAGACGATCCATGTCGACGGCGGCACGCACGCTGCGAGCGGCTGGCATCACAACCCGCAGACCGGCGCATACCAACTCGGGCCCAGTTAG
- a CDS encoding type II toxin-antitoxin system PemK/MazF family toxin: MPEPQRGDLWLVALGATRAGEPGIHRPAVVVSVDEILTGIGDELIVVVPVSSSLTHSALRPHIAAAEGVDAESVAVCRGIRAVARTRLLQRLGTLAPDTMHQIEHALALILGIQVA; the protein is encoded by the coding sequence TTGCCTGAACCGCAGCGCGGCGACCTCTGGCTCGTTGCCCTCGGAGCAACCCGAGCCGGCGAACCCGGCATACACCGCCCCGCTGTCGTCGTCTCCGTTGACGAGATCCTCACAGGCATTGGTGACGAACTCATCGTCGTGGTACCTGTGTCTAGCTCACTCACGCACAGCGCGTTGCGGCCACATATCGCTGCCGCCGAAGGCGTGGATGCCGAAAGCGTCGCCGTCTGCCGCGGGATCCGCGCCGTCGCTCGCACCCGCCTACTGCAGCGACTCGGCACCCTGGCACCCGACACGATGCACCAAATCGAACATGCCCTCGCGCTGATTCTGGGCATCCAGGTCGCCTGA
- a CDS encoding mycofactocin-coupled SDR family oxidoreductase, which translates to MSGRVAGKVAFITGAARGQGRSHAVRLAQEGADIIAIDVCKPIVQNTTIPASTPEDLAETADLVKGLNRRILTAEVDVRDYDALKAVVDSGVEQLGRLDVIVANAGIGNGGDTLDKTTEYDWQEMIDVNLSGVWKSVKAGVPHVIAGGRGGSIILTSSVGGLKAYPHCGSYVAAKHGVVGIMRSFAVELGQHMIRVNSVHPTHVRTPMLHNEGTFKMFRPDLENPGPDDMAPICQMFHTLPIPWVEAEDISNAVLFFASDESRYITGVTLPVDAGGCLK; encoded by the coding sequence ATGTCTGGACGCGTTGCGGGCAAAGTCGCCTTCATTACCGGGGCGGCGCGCGGTCAGGGCCGCAGCCACGCGGTGCGGTTGGCGCAGGAGGGTGCCGACATCATCGCGATCGACGTCTGTAAGCCGATCGTGCAGAACACCACCATCCCGGCGTCCACGCCCGAGGATCTGGCCGAGACCGCCGATCTGGTCAAGGGCCTCAACCGCAGAATATTGACCGCCGAAGTCGACGTGCGCGATTACGACGCGCTGAAAGCCGTGGTGGACAGCGGCGTGGAGCAATTGGGCCGACTGGACGTCATCGTGGCCAATGCGGGCATTGGCAATGGCGGCGACACGCTGGACAAGACCACCGAATATGACTGGCAGGAAATGATCGACGTGAACCTGTCCGGCGTCTGGAAGTCGGTGAAAGCCGGTGTGCCACACGTGATTGCGGGCGGCAGGGGCGGTTCGATCATTTTGACCAGCTCGGTGGGTGGGCTGAAGGCTTACCCGCACTGCGGCAGCTACGTCGCGGCCAAGCATGGTGTGGTCGGCATCATGCGGTCCTTCGCAGTGGAGTTGGGCCAGCACATGATTCGCGTCAACTCCGTGCACCCGACCCACGTGCGCACCCCAATGTTGCACAACGAGGGCACCTTCAAGATGTTTCGGCCGGATCTGGAAAATCCGGGTCCCGACGACATGGCTCCGATCTGTCAGATGTTCCACACGCTGCCGATTCCATGGGTGGAGGCCGAGGACATTAGCAATGCGGTGCTGTTCTTCGCCTCCGACGAGTCCCGGTACATCACCGGTGTGACCCTGCCCGTCGACGCGGGTGGTTGCCTGAAATAG
- a CDS encoding cytochrome P450, whose product MTVSAASEVYFDPYDVGLNADPYPTFRRLREEAPLYYNEHHDFYALSRYADVDAAIVDYQTFSSARGAILEIIRANIEMPPGVLIFEDPPIHDIHRKLLSRMFTPRKIGQLEPQIREFCARSLDPLIGADGFDFVADLGAQMPMRVIGMLLGVPEADQKAARDFANAQMRTEAGKPMKTSPEDMLNGEFFGQYIDWRAEHPSDDIMTELLNVEFTDETGTVRRLTRDELLTYVTVVSGAGNETTTRLIGWAGKVLAEHPDQRRALVADPSLIPQAVEELLRFEPPAPHVARYVTRDVEYYGHRVPAGSIMMLLIGAANRDHRQFPPDGDVFDIRREPHQHLTFSVGTHYCLGSALARLEGRIALEEILKRFPEWDVDLTDAKLSPTSTVRGWETMPAILG is encoded by the coding sequence CCCGTATGACGTGGGGCTCAACGCCGACCCCTACCCCACGTTCCGGCGGCTGCGCGAAGAGGCGCCGCTGTACTACAACGAACACCACGACTTCTATGCGCTGAGCCGGTACGCCGACGTCGACGCCGCGATCGTTGACTACCAAACGTTCAGCTCCGCCAGGGGCGCGATACTTGAGATCATCCGGGCGAACATCGAGATGCCGCCGGGCGTACTGATTTTCGAGGATCCGCCGATCCACGACATTCACCGCAAGTTGTTGTCTCGAATGTTCACCCCGCGCAAGATCGGCCAGCTTGAGCCCCAAATCCGCGAATTCTGCGCCCGCAGTTTGGATCCGCTGATCGGAGCCGACGGGTTTGACTTCGTGGCCGACCTCGGGGCGCAAATGCCGATGCGGGTTATCGGCATGCTGCTCGGAGTGCCCGAGGCGGATCAAAAGGCCGCAAGGGATTTCGCGAACGCGCAGATGCGCACCGAGGCCGGCAAGCCGATGAAGACCTCGCCCGAAGACATGCTGAACGGCGAGTTCTTCGGCCAGTACATCGATTGGCGCGCCGAACATCCCTCCGATGACATCATGACCGAGCTGCTGAACGTGGAGTTCACGGACGAAACCGGGACCGTTCGTCGGCTTACCCGCGACGAGCTGCTGACCTATGTCACCGTCGTTTCCGGTGCCGGCAACGAGACCACGACCCGGCTGATCGGCTGGGCCGGCAAGGTATTGGCCGAGCATCCCGATCAGCGCCGCGCGCTCGTCGCCGACCCGTCATTGATTCCTCAGGCCGTTGAAGAGCTGCTGCGTTTCGAACCGCCGGCTCCGCACGTGGCCAGGTATGTCACACGTGACGTCGAGTACTACGGCCACCGGGTGCCCGCGGGCAGCATCATGATGCTGCTGATTGGGGCGGCCAACCGTGACCACCGCCAATTCCCGCCGGACGGTGATGTTTTCGACATTCGGCGCGAGCCGCACCAACATCTAACGTTCAGTGTTGGCACCCACTACTGTCTCGGCTCGGCGCTGGCGCGCCTCGAAGGGCGGATCGCGCTCGAAGAGATCCTGAAGCGCTTCCCAGAGTGGGATGTCGACCTTACCGACGCCAAGCTGTCCCCGACATCAACGGTTCGGGGCTGGGAGACCATGCCAGCCATTCTCGGCTGA
- a CDS encoding DUF5990 family protein has protein sequence MQIKIVGTQLPGRECGPGAGFPGYSNIHVGVQRKNRRDELLDLHAGDAPTAVWTLDCVVDGTDVRGPYIQGPPGGRFIYLNWGAVDSAGHVMQFRRAKLMLADVPVAVLEAAAVSGLLVGRLGLTDAKGHPVCARVRPPLITWTAE, from the coding sequence GTGCAAATCAAGATTGTGGGAACGCAGTTGCCGGGTCGCGAATGTGGACCAGGCGCCGGCTTCCCGGGCTATAGCAACATCCATGTCGGCGTGCAACGAAAGAACCGGCGGGATGAGCTGTTGGATCTGCACGCGGGCGACGCACCGACAGCGGTGTGGACCCTTGACTGCGTGGTCGATGGCACCGATGTTCGTGGGCCCTATATTCAGGGGCCGCCGGGCGGGCGGTTCATCTACTTGAATTGGGGCGCCGTGGATAGTGCCGGACACGTCATGCAGTTTCGCCGCGCAAAACTCATGCTCGCGGATGTACCCGTCGCCGTCCTGGAAGCAGCAGCGGTGTCCGGGCTGTTGGTCGGCAGGCTGGGGCTAACCGACGCAAAAGGCCATCCTGTGTGCGCCCGAGTGCGGCCACCGCTGATCACTTGGACGGCAGAGTAG
- a CDS encoding enoyl-CoA hydratase/isomerase family protein: MAARSEPPAEKIIGYSKDAKTRIATITFDRPDQLNAPTIAARLRYADLLHRASIDDEVKVLVVRGAGEDLGSGADLSEVMRVQKMVDQGPRLAEYRVGSDEVSYPPKGSFRHGATVGQWYANPNSGIRSLQDFKKISILEVKGYCYGWHFYQAADADLVIASDDALFGHPSFRYYGWGPRMWWWAQTMGIRKFQEMVFTGRPFTAAEMHDCNFLNSVVPRDQLEAEVEKYALACARNRPTDTVFLQKVFFEIMKQFQGEYLGSVLSGVFESMGGQARPDTDDTFMLDDAIAQGLGGAVKDNDGNFPPEWRLSKKERKRASKKNRQG; this comes from the coding sequence ATGGCCGCACGATCAGAGCCTCCGGCGGAAAAGATCATCGGGTACAGCAAGGATGCTAAGACACGCATCGCCACCATCACCTTCGACCGACCGGACCAACTCAACGCGCCCACCATTGCCGCCCGGCTGCGCTACGCGGATCTGTTGCACCGCGCCAGCATCGACGACGAGGTCAAGGTGCTGGTGGTCCGCGGCGCGGGCGAGGATCTGGGCTCGGGTGCCGACCTCAGCGAGGTCATGCGGGTGCAGAAGATGGTCGACCAAGGGCCACGGCTGGCCGAATACCGCGTCGGCTCCGATGAAGTCAGCTATCCACCCAAAGGTTCATTTCGGCACGGCGCCACCGTCGGCCAGTGGTACGCCAACCCCAACTCGGGGATACGCAGCCTGCAGGACTTCAAGAAGATCTCCATCCTGGAGGTGAAAGGCTACTGCTACGGCTGGCACTTCTATCAGGCGGCCGACGCGGACCTGGTGATCGCCAGCGACGACGCGCTGTTCGGGCACCCGTCGTTCCGGTATTACGGATGGGGCCCACGCATGTGGTGGTGGGCGCAGACCATGGGCATCCGCAAGTTTCAGGAAATGGTGTTTACCGGAAGGCCTTTCACCGCCGCTGAGATGCATGACTGCAACTTTCTCAACAGCGTGGTGCCCCGCGATCAACTCGAAGCCGAGGTGGAGAAGTACGCCCTGGCTTGCGCGCGGAATCGGCCCACCGACACGGTGTTCCTGCAGAAGGTCTTCTTCGAAATCATGAAGCAGTTCCAGGGTGAATACCTGGGCAGCGTGCTCAGCGGCGTCTTTGAATCGATGGGCGGCCAAGCGCGCCCGGATACCGACGACACGTTCATGCTCGATGACGCCATTGCGCAGGGCCTGGGTGGCGCGGTCAAAGACAACGACGGCAACTTCCCACCGGAATGGCGGCTGAGCAAGAAGGAGCGCAAGCGAGCCTCCAAGAAGAACAGGCAGGGCTAG
- a CDS encoding M24 family metallopeptidase, with translation MSTEVLPDDPALRLGRRNRALAQMADHDLDVLVLGRQANVRYVTGAPQLWVAGTRPFGPTCVLVRDSGAIHLLSTWDEGVPDDIPHENLYGISWNPANTISALQRIEGAASARRVGTDAMSPVFAQLLPTAFPNAELVDGELAMRAARRIKTDEEIRALREAITVAEKGLAAAVSELRPGISEQTLAGVLLEAVAAGGVSTPSNQDVAWVTSRDHPWRRATGNGRVQSGDLVAFSAGVLAGGYIGEVGRTWPVGGTAHAALYHRWDTLWARLLQTCRPGTAATELLAAYGLAGEPLPPMPVARGLGMGFDPPVISPELPETAAGERLQPGMVLAVTGYVWEPGIGAVFGREAVLITADGAEVLTCSPFWQA, from the coding sequence ATGTCAACTGAAGTCCTGCCGGACGATCCCGCGCTGCGCTTGGGGCGACGGAACCGAGCCCTGGCGCAAATGGCGGACCACGATCTCGATGTGCTGGTCCTCGGCCGGCAGGCGAACGTCCGCTACGTCACTGGCGCGCCGCAGCTGTGGGTCGCCGGGACAAGGCCGTTCGGCCCGACCTGTGTACTGGTACGAGACAGCGGCGCCATTCACCTACTCAGCACCTGGGACGAAGGAGTTCCCGACGACATCCCCCACGAGAATCTATACGGCATCTCGTGGAACCCGGCCAACACGATCTCGGCGCTGCAACGTATCGAGGGCGCGGCCAGCGCTCGGCGCGTCGGAACCGACGCAATGTCACCGGTTTTCGCGCAGCTGCTGCCGACAGCGTTTCCCAACGCCGAGCTGGTCGACGGCGAGCTGGCCATGCGTGCGGCCCGCAGGATCAAGACCGACGAGGAAATCCGCGCCCTGCGAGAGGCGATTACGGTAGCCGAGAAAGGCTTAGCCGCCGCGGTCTCCGAACTGCGGCCCGGGATCAGCGAACAGACCCTGGCCGGGGTGTTGTTGGAGGCGGTGGCCGCCGGGGGCGTGAGCACCCCGTCGAATCAGGATGTCGCGTGGGTGACTTCGCGCGATCACCCGTGGCGGCGGGCTACCGGAAACGGTCGCGTTCAGTCCGGTGACTTGGTGGCCTTTTCCGCCGGCGTCCTGGCCGGTGGTTACATCGGTGAGGTTGGCCGGACCTGGCCGGTCGGTGGCACTGCGCACGCGGCGCTGTACCACCGCTGGGATACATTGTGGGCCAGGTTGTTACAGACATGCCGGCCGGGCACGGCAGCCACCGAGTTGCTCGCCGCCTACGGCCTCGCTGGAGAGCCGCTGCCGCCGATGCCGGTGGCCCGGGGTCTGGGTATGGGCTTCGACCCGCCGGTCATCTCACCGGAGCTACCGGAGACGGCGGCGGGAGAACGTCTGCAGCCTGGAATGGTTCTTGCGGTAACGGGTTACGTCTGGGAACCGGGGATCGGTGCGGTGTTCGGCCGCGAAGCCGTGTTGATCACGGCCGACGGCGCCGAGGTGCTGACCTGCAGCCCGTTCTGGCAGGCCTAG
- a CDS encoding CaiB/BaiF CoA-transferase family protein, producing MLEPPLAGYTVVDLSTGIAGAYCTKLLADGGAHVIKVEPPEGDPLRFWSASGATIRPGVDGALFNFLAGSKHSVVADPEIGDDIELVDRLLAAADAAVWSAGSKVAGYHSFTPDAIHRLHPHLTVTSITPFGLHGPWRDRAATEFTLQAWSGGIIGLGRGAPERAPVFVGGQVGEYLAGAYASAATLVSRYHNAGQLIDLSMLETQILCLTYYPVTYFEVLGRPWRDARRLTVPGVAPAADGLVDLGCGTAQQWSDLCAMVGHPEWIDEDSPLSITELANLYADEIYAWVRDHSVDEIRELATAFRIPNAPVANGANIASLDHFAERGSFVCNARDGFQQPGHPYRMRPAQLRQPGPAPRLGEHTAVYQAASMNTRPAPAASDPATALPLSGLRVLDMTTFWAGPCCTHFLAMLGAEVIHLESARRPDGTRLIAGVPATEDQWWEKSPIFAALNTNKKGLTLDLQSPRGRELLHRLIATCDVIAENFTPRVLDQIGLDFAAVQSIRPDAILLRMPGFGLDGPWRDNPAFAYVIESASGVSWLTGYPDRPPYEPYSVGDPNAGVHALNALLLALEHRRRTGQGVLVEAAMVDAALNISAEQIIEYSAYGAVLQRAGNRGPTAAPQNLYSTADIDEFGRLDSRVAIAVATDEQWQRLRDALGSPSWAMDPALSTAAGRREHEDLIDGHLAAWCERRSGDEIVATLWHAGVPVAKVMQPHRQTELAQLAFRGFFEVVDHPVNGPARLSTVPIRLSGGPDRFHVRPAPLLGQHNHELLAELGLTGEQIAELEADGVIGRAPR from the coding sequence GTGCTCGAACCACCGTTGGCCGGCTATACGGTCGTCGACCTTTCCACCGGAATTGCGGGTGCCTACTGCACCAAACTGCTCGCCGACGGCGGCGCCCATGTCATCAAAGTCGAACCACCAGAAGGCGATCCGCTGCGTTTCTGGTCGGCCTCGGGTGCCACGATCCGGCCCGGCGTCGACGGCGCCTTGTTCAATTTCCTGGCCGGGTCAAAGCACAGTGTCGTCGCCGATCCCGAGATCGGCGACGACATCGAGTTGGTTGATCGGCTGCTGGCGGCGGCAGACGCGGCCGTGTGGTCCGCCGGGTCGAAAGTGGCCGGGTATCACAGCTTTACGCCGGATGCGATTCATCGCCTTCACCCGCACCTGACCGTCACGTCGATTACGCCCTTCGGGTTGCACGGCCCGTGGCGCGATCGTGCCGCAACCGAGTTCACGCTGCAAGCGTGGTCGGGCGGAATCATCGGGTTGGGACGTGGCGCGCCGGAGCGGGCGCCGGTGTTCGTTGGCGGTCAGGTCGGGGAGTACCTGGCCGGGGCCTACGCGAGTGCGGCAACCCTGGTCTCGCGGTACCACAACGCTGGTCAGCTGATCGATCTGTCGATGCTGGAGACGCAGATTCTATGTCTGACCTACTATCCCGTGACATATTTCGAAGTGCTTGGCCGGCCGTGGCGCGACGCCCGGCGGCTCACGGTGCCCGGCGTGGCGCCCGCGGCAGACGGCCTGGTCGACCTCGGCTGTGGCACCGCGCAGCAGTGGTCTGACCTGTGCGCCATGGTAGGTCACCCGGAGTGGATCGACGAGGACTCGCCGCTTTCGATAACCGAGCTGGCCAATCTCTACGCCGACGAGATCTATGCGTGGGTGCGCGATCACTCGGTTGACGAAATCCGGGAACTCGCCACGGCTTTCCGGATTCCCAACGCGCCGGTTGCCAACGGCGCCAATATCGCGTCACTGGACCACTTCGCTGAGCGTGGTTCGTTCGTGTGCAATGCGCGCGACGGATTCCAGCAGCCGGGCCACCCATACCGGATGCGGCCCGCACAACTTCGCCAGCCTGGCCCGGCGCCGAGGCTTGGTGAGCACACCGCGGTGTACCAGGCAGCCAGTATGAACACCCGTCCGGCGCCCGCGGCGTCGGATCCGGCAACGGCGTTGCCGCTGAGTGGACTTCGGGTGCTAGACATGACCACGTTCTGGGCGGGCCCGTGCTGCACCCACTTCCTGGCGATGCTCGGCGCCGAGGTAATCCACCTCGAATCCGCCCGTCGCCCCGATGGCACCCGGCTCATCGCCGGGGTGCCGGCAACCGAAGACCAGTGGTGGGAGAAGTCGCCGATCTTCGCGGCGCTGAACACCAACAAGAAGGGCCTAACGCTGGACCTGCAAAGTCCACGCGGGCGAGAGTTGCTACACCGGCTGATTGCGACCTGCGATGTGATCGCGGAGAATTTCACTCCTCGGGTGCTGGACCAGATCGGGCTGGATTTTGCAGCGGTGCAATCGATCCGGCCCGACGCCATCCTGTTGCGAATGCCCGGCTTCGGCCTCGACGGGCCATGGCGCGACAATCCGGCGTTCGCGTACGTCATCGAGTCCGCTTCCGGCGTCAGTTGGTTGACCGGCTACCCCGATCGGCCTCCCTACGAGCCCTATTCCGTCGGCGATCCCAACGCGGGTGTGCATGCACTCAATGCCCTGCTGCTGGCATTGGAGCACCGCCGCCGTACCGGTCAGGGCGTCTTGGTGGAAGCGGCGATGGTCGATGCCGCACTCAACATTTCCGCCGAGCAGATCATCGAGTATTCCGCGTACGGGGCAGTGCTGCAGCGGGCAGGCAATAGGGGACCAACGGCGGCACCGCAGAACCTCTACAGCACCGCCGACATTGATGAATTCGGTCGTCTGGATAGTCGGGTCGCCATCGCGGTGGCTACCGACGAACAGTGGCAACGATTGCGCGATGCGCTTGGATCACCCTCGTGGGCAATGGATCCGGCGCTGTCCACCGCAGCTGGCCGGCGTGAGCACGAGGACCTCATCGACGGACACCTCGCCGCCTGGTGTGAGCGCCGCAGCGGCGACGAGATCGTCGCGACCCTGTGGCACGCCGGTGTTCCGGTGGCCAAGGTCATGCAGCCGCACCGCCAGACCGAGCTGGCTCAGCTAGCGTTTCGCGGGTTCTTCGAAGTCGTCGACCACCCGGTGAACGGCCCGGCTAGGCTCAGCACCGTGCCGATAAGATTGTCCGGGGGCCCTGACCGATTCCACGTTCGGCCCGCGCCGTTGCTGGGACAGCATAACCATGAGCTGCTGGCCGAACTGGGCTTGACGGGCGAGCAGATCGCGGAGCTGGAGGCGGATGGTGTGATCGGCCGGGCACCGCGGTGA
- a CDS encoding SDR family NAD(P)-dependent oxidoreductase → MDEFQGRGAVITGGASGIGLATAAEFARRGAKVVLADVDQPGLEQAVARLAAEGYEAHGVTCDVRQLDEVVHLADEAFRLLGHVDVVFSNAGIVLAGPIAEMTHDDWRWVIDIDLWGNIHAVEAFLPRLLEQGTGGHIAFTASFAGLVPNAGLGTYGVAKYGVVGLAETLAREVKDNGIGVSVLCPMVVETKLVANSERIRGADYGLSAAPDATGSAGSLPSQDETVGVDDVARLTADAILANRLYVLPHEASRSSIRRRFERIDRTFDEQAARGWSH, encoded by the coding sequence ATGGACGAATTCCAAGGGCGCGGAGCGGTAATCACTGGCGGCGCGAGCGGCATCGGTTTGGCGACCGCCGCGGAGTTCGCCCGCCGCGGCGCCAAAGTCGTGCTCGCGGACGTCGACCAACCGGGGCTGGAGCAGGCGGTGGCCCGACTAGCCGCCGAGGGGTACGAGGCGCACGGCGTGACGTGCGACGTCCGACAGCTCGACGAGGTCGTCCACCTGGCGGACGAAGCTTTCCGGCTACTGGGCCATGTCGACGTCGTGTTCAGCAACGCCGGCATTGTCCTGGCGGGTCCAATCGCGGAGATGACACACGACGACTGGCGCTGGGTGATCGATATCGACCTGTGGGGAAACATTCATGCCGTCGAGGCGTTCCTGCCGAGGCTGCTCGAACAGGGAACCGGGGGCCACATCGCGTTTACCGCATCCTTCGCCGGACTGGTTCCCAATGCCGGCCTCGGGACTTACGGGGTTGCCAAGTATGGCGTTGTCGGCTTGGCGGAGACGCTGGCCCGTGAAGTCAAGGACAACGGCATCGGGGTATCGGTGCTGTGCCCGATGGTGGTGGAAACCAAGCTGGTCGCTAACTCTGAGAGAATCCGGGGAGCGGATTACGGGCTGTCGGCAGCGCCCGACGCGACCGGCTCAGCGGGTTCGCTTCCGTCACAAGATGAAACCGTGGGCGTCGACGACGTTGCACGCCTGACCGCCGACGCGATTCTGGCCAACAGGCTGTATGTCCTTCCGCATGAGGCCTCCCGCTCCTCTATCCGCCGCAGGTTCGAGCGCATCGACCGCACGTTTGACGAGCAGGCCGCGCGGGGCTGGAGTCATTAG